From Salvia splendens isolate huo1 chromosome 3, SspV2, whole genome shotgun sequence, a single genomic window includes:
- the LOC121793939 gene encoding histone H2B.9-like — protein sequence MAPKAEKKPATAEKKPPRPEKSVGAKEGGGEVGKKKKKVKKSTETYKIYIFKVLKQVHPDIGISSKAMGIMNSFINDIFEKLAMESSRLARYNKKPTITSREIQTAVRLVLPGELAKHAVSEGTKAVTKFTSS from the coding sequence ATGGCGCCAAAGGCGGAGAAGAAACCAGCTACGGCGGAGAAGAAACCACCGCGGCCGGAGAAGAGCGTTGGGGCGAAGGAGGGCGGTGGGGAGGtcgggaagaagaagaagaaagtgaAGAAGAGCACGGAGACGTACAAGATCTACATATTCAAGGTGCTAAAGCAGGTGCACCCGGACATTGGCATCTCCAGCAAGGCCATGGGGATCATGAACAGCTTCATCAACGACATCTTCGAGAAGCTTGCCATGGAGTCCTCGCGTCTCGCCCGCTATAACAAGAAGCCTACCATCACCTCGCGCGAGATCCAGACCGCCGTCAGGCTCGTCCTGCCCGGCGAGCTCGCCAAACATGCTGTCTCCGAGGGAACCAAGGCCGTCACCAAATTCACTAGCTCCTAG
- the LOC121797359 gene encoding uncharacterized protein LOC121797359, which yields MNGSGGSGFGFNSSTATPNFDNLLLQSLMSRLQLRSPTPNPAPPSSAAKSLEDLLFSDLLLNLSESDSEIDDSSSSSKTQLAKEESKLEKDIVRTILSGEIEKLKPNSGQAIAIGEHHICVGFQEETGSDYRVWEWHGHIMLFDEENGYTPEYIYGNYFERLGAPKRKLNKTVKMGSGGDDDREKDKVVNVGLKELIEGGNSGSGRVLHRNLNANSELPRF from the exons ATGAACGGCAGCGGCGGCAGTGGCTTCGGCTTCAACTCCTCCACCGCCACCCCCAACTTCGATAACCTGCTGCTCCAGTCCCTCATGTCCCGCCTCCAACTCCGCtccccgacgcccaatcccgCGCCGCCCTCCTCTGCCGCCAAATCCCTCGAAGACCTCCTCTTCTCCGATTTGCTCCTCAACCTCTCCGAATCCGATTCGGAAATTGACGACTCATCTTCCTCCTCCAAAACGCAATTAGCGAAGGAAGAATCCAAGCTCGAGAAAGACATCGTCCGTACCATTCTCAGCGGCGAAATCGAGAAACTCAAACCTAACTCCGGCCAGGCTATTGCAATCGGAGAGCACCATATCTGCGTCGGTTTTCAGGAGGAGACTGGTTCCGATTATCGGGTTTGGGAGTGGCACGGGCATATTATGTTGTTTGATGAGGAGAATGGCTACACTCCGGAGTATATATACGGCAATTACTTCGAAAGGCTTGGCGCGCCAAAGAGGAAATTGAACAAGACTGTGAAGATGGGGAGCGGCGGAGATGACGACCGTGAGAAAGACAAGGTGGTGAATGTAGGGTTGAAGGAGCTTATTGAAGGTGGAAATTCGGGGAGTGGACGAGTTCTTCATCGGAATTTAAATGCCAATTCGGAGCTGCCGAG GTTCTAG